A genomic region of Lytechinus pictus isolate F3 Inbred chromosome 2, Lp3.0, whole genome shotgun sequence contains the following coding sequences:
- the LOC129254643 gene encoding notchless protein homolog 1-like isoform X1 has product MRIVKMEEGQRILAQFVSEKGEATGAPFDLPLDVSTEKLQLICNAILQQEDTVPYAFYVDEKEITSTLSESLSKEDQETEQVLSIIYQPQALFKVRAVTRCTSTIEGHAEAVISVAFSPDGRYLASGSGDTTVRFWDVTTETPHHTCKGHKHWVLCIAWSPDGRRLASGCKNSQIIIWNPETGKQEGKVLTGHKQWITWLAWQPFHVNHECRLLASASKDGNIKVWDVVRGCCLRTLSGHLQSVTCIRWGGTDLIYSASQDRTVKVWRAADGILCRTLQGHGHWVNTMALSTDYVLRTSWFDPMQATINHQRIDQSAEELSKIAKDRYDTVKGSEPERLVTGSDDFTLFLWQPEKEKTSVARMTGHMQLINDVAFSPDTRLVASASFDKSIKLWNGHTGKFITTLRGHVSKVYQVSWSSDSRLLCSGSSDSTLKVWDVASKAIKGDLPGHADEVYAVDWSPDGQRVASGGKDKVLKIWRR; this is encoded by the exons ATGAGAATT GTAAAAATGGAGGAAGGACAGAGAATTCTAGCTCAGTTTGTGAGCGAGAAAGGAGAGGCTACTGGAGCACCTTTTGACCTTCCTCTCGATGTATCTACAGAAAAACTGCAATTGATTTGTAATGCCATCCTGCAACAG GAAGACACAGTGCCTTATGCATTTTACGTTGATGAGAAGGAGATCACATCAACACTGTCGGAAAGTTTAAGTAAGGAGGATCAGGAAACCGAACAAGTGCTATCGATCATCTATCAGCCCCAGGCTTTGTTCAAAGTGAGAGCAGTGACCCGTTGTACAAGTACCATAGAAGGTCATGCAGAGGCTGTGATATCTGTAGCATTCAGCCCAGATGGAAG GTATTTGGCAAGTGGCTCCGGAGACACAACTGTGCGATTCTGGGACGTGACAACTGAAACACCGCACCACACCTGTAAAG gACATAAGCATTGGGTGCTGTGTATAGCTTGGTCTCCTGATGGTAGGCGGCTAGCTTCAGGCTGTAAGAATTCTCAG ATAATAATTTGGAATCCGGAAACCGGTAAACAAGAAGGAAAAGTATTGACTGGACATAAACAGTGGATAACATGGTTGGCATGGCAACCATTTCATGTTAATCATGAGTGTAGATTACTTGCATCAGCATCCAAG GATGGAAATATAAAAGTTTGGGATGTTGTTCGAGGTTGTTGCTTGAGAACACTGTCTGGCCATCTCCAGTCGGTAACATGCATTCGGTGGGGTGGGACTGATCTCATCTACTCAGCTAGTCAAGATAGAACAGTCAAAGTATGGAGAGCTGCTGAT GGTATCTTGTGTAGGACGTTACAAGGTCATGGCCATTGGGTGAATACAATGGCTCTAAGTACAGACTATGTATTACGTACTAGCTGGTTTGATCCTATGCAAGCGACCATCAATCATCAGCGCAttgaccaatcag cTGAAGAACTATCCAAGATTGCCAAGGATAGATATGACACAGTCAAG GGATCTGAACCAGAGCGCCTAGTGACAGGCTCAGATGACTTCACATTGTTTCTATGGCAACCAGAGAAAGAGAAAACGTCTGTTGCAAGGATGACGGGTCACATGCAACTCATTAACGATGTAGCCTTTTCTCCAGACACTCGGCTTGTGGCTAGTGCATCATTTGACAAGTCCATCAAGTTATGGAATGGTCATACTGGCAA GTTCATAACAACTCTGAGAGGACATGTCAGTAAAGTATATCAG GTATCATGGTCCTCTGACAGTCGATTACTGTGTAGTGGTAGCTCCGACAGTACTCTGAAGGTATGGGATGTTGCGAGTAAAGCAATAAAAGGTGATCTACCTGGCCATGCTGATGAGGTGTATGCTGTGGACTGGAGTCCTGATGGACAGAGGGTCGCTAGCGGTGGAAAGGATAAAGTCCTCAAGAT ATGGAGGAGATAG
- the LOC129254643 gene encoding notchless protein homolog 1-like isoform X2 — protein MEEGQRILAQFVSEKGEATGAPFDLPLDVSTEKLQLICNAILQQEDTVPYAFYVDEKEITSTLSESLSKEDQETEQVLSIIYQPQALFKVRAVTRCTSTIEGHAEAVISVAFSPDGRYLASGSGDTTVRFWDVTTETPHHTCKGHKHWVLCIAWSPDGRRLASGCKNSQIIIWNPETGKQEGKVLTGHKQWITWLAWQPFHVNHECRLLASASKDGNIKVWDVVRGCCLRTLSGHLQSVTCIRWGGTDLIYSASQDRTVKVWRAADGILCRTLQGHGHWVNTMALSTDYVLRTSWFDPMQATINHQRIDQSAEELSKIAKDRYDTVKGSEPERLVTGSDDFTLFLWQPEKEKTSVARMTGHMQLINDVAFSPDTRLVASASFDKSIKLWNGHTGKFITTLRGHVSKVYQVSWSSDSRLLCSGSSDSTLKVWDVASKAIKGDLPGHADEVYAVDWSPDGQRVASGGKDKVLKIWRR, from the exons ATGGAGGAAGGACAGAGAATTCTAGCTCAGTTTGTGAGCGAGAAAGGAGAGGCTACTGGAGCACCTTTTGACCTTCCTCTCGATGTATCTACAGAAAAACTGCAATTGATTTGTAATGCCATCCTGCAACAG GAAGACACAGTGCCTTATGCATTTTACGTTGATGAGAAGGAGATCACATCAACACTGTCGGAAAGTTTAAGTAAGGAGGATCAGGAAACCGAACAAGTGCTATCGATCATCTATCAGCCCCAGGCTTTGTTCAAAGTGAGAGCAGTGACCCGTTGTACAAGTACCATAGAAGGTCATGCAGAGGCTGTGATATCTGTAGCATTCAGCCCAGATGGAAG GTATTTGGCAAGTGGCTCCGGAGACACAACTGTGCGATTCTGGGACGTGACAACTGAAACACCGCACCACACCTGTAAAG gACATAAGCATTGGGTGCTGTGTATAGCTTGGTCTCCTGATGGTAGGCGGCTAGCTTCAGGCTGTAAGAATTCTCAG ATAATAATTTGGAATCCGGAAACCGGTAAACAAGAAGGAAAAGTATTGACTGGACATAAACAGTGGATAACATGGTTGGCATGGCAACCATTTCATGTTAATCATGAGTGTAGATTACTTGCATCAGCATCCAAG GATGGAAATATAAAAGTTTGGGATGTTGTTCGAGGTTGTTGCTTGAGAACACTGTCTGGCCATCTCCAGTCGGTAACATGCATTCGGTGGGGTGGGACTGATCTCATCTACTCAGCTAGTCAAGATAGAACAGTCAAAGTATGGAGAGCTGCTGAT GGTATCTTGTGTAGGACGTTACAAGGTCATGGCCATTGGGTGAATACAATGGCTCTAAGTACAGACTATGTATTACGTACTAGCTGGTTTGATCCTATGCAAGCGACCATCAATCATCAGCGCAttgaccaatcag cTGAAGAACTATCCAAGATTGCCAAGGATAGATATGACACAGTCAAG GGATCTGAACCAGAGCGCCTAGTGACAGGCTCAGATGACTTCACATTGTTTCTATGGCAACCAGAGAAAGAGAAAACGTCTGTTGCAAGGATGACGGGTCACATGCAACTCATTAACGATGTAGCCTTTTCTCCAGACACTCGGCTTGTGGCTAGTGCATCATTTGACAAGTCCATCAAGTTATGGAATGGTCATACTGGCAA GTTCATAACAACTCTGAGAGGACATGTCAGTAAAGTATATCAG GTATCATGGTCCTCTGACAGTCGATTACTGTGTAGTGGTAGCTCCGACAGTACTCTGAAGGTATGGGATGTTGCGAGTAAAGCAATAAAAGGTGATCTACCTGGCCATGCTGATGAGGTGTATGCTGTGGACTGGAGTCCTGATGGACAGAGGGTCGCTAGCGGTGGAAAGGATAAAGTCCTCAAGAT ATGGAGGAGATAG